The following are encoded together in the Spirochaetota bacterium genome:
- a CDS encoding flagellin, whose translation MIINHNVSAIFAHRTLKFHDWNITQDIEKLSSGLRINKAGDDASGLAVSEKMRSQISGLRQAERNTEDGMSMIQTAEGYLQQTHNILQRIRVLAVQSANGIYTPEDRQQIQVEISELVDEIDRISSQAEFNKMKLLTGSFARLHPTASMWFHMGPNMHQRERVFIETMTTAALGLRNPTVLTFISISTPGKANSVIGIADEALRIISKQRADLGAYYNRLEHAAKGLMNAYENVQASESRIRDTDMAEQMSSFVRYQILTQAATAMLAQANTKSQTVLQLLR comes from the coding sequence ATGATCATAAACCACAACGTGAGCGCGATATTCGCCCACCGAACCCTCAAATTCCACGACTGGAATATTACACAGGACATCGAGAAGCTGTCGTCGGGCCTGCGGATCAACAAGGCGGGCGATGACGCCTCCGGGCTTGCGGTATCCGAAAAGATGCGCTCCCAGATAAGCGGCCTCCGCCAGGCGGAACGCAACACCGAGGACGGCATGTCCATGATCCAGACCGCCGAGGGATACCTGCAGCAGACCCACAACATCCTTCAGCGCATACGGGTGCTGGCGGTCCAATCGGCCAACGGCATCTACACTCCCGAAGACCGCCAGCAGATACAGGTGGAGATTTCCGAGCTCGTCGACGAAATCGACCGCATTTCCTCGCAGGCGGAATTCAACAAAATGAAGCTCCTCACCGGATCATTTGCGCGCCTGCACCCGACGGCGTCAATGTGGTTTCACATGGGCCCGAACATGCACCAGCGCGAGCGGGTATTCATCGAGACCATGACCACGGCGGCTCTGGGACTGCGCAATCCCACCGTGCTGACCTTCATTTCAATCTCGACGCCCGGCAAGGCGAACTCGGTCATCGGCATAGCCGACGAGGCATTGCGCATCATCTCCAAGCAGCGGGCCGACCTGGGCGCTTACTACAACCGGCTCGAGCACGCGGCGAAGGGCCTCATGAACGCCTACGAGAACGTGCAGGCCTCGGAAAGCCGCATACGCGATACCGACATGGCCGAGCAGATGTCGTCGTTTGTACGCTACCAGATTCTTACGCAGGCCGCGACGGCCATGCTCGCGCAGGCGAATACCAAGTCACAGACGGTTCTTCAGTTGTTACGATAA